The proteins below come from a single Pieris brassicae chromosome 1, ilPieBrab1.1, whole genome shotgun sequence genomic window:
- the LOC123710686 gene encoding sorting nexin-4-like, whose amino-acid sequence MSSESSPAKHSKSLNNIQALEDFENQDALIKHVDITIVESEKRANGTLHVRDHYTVYLIDVKVTDSEYKQLQTKISTIWRRYTEFEQIHDYLQVTYPHVVIPPLPEKRIIYAWRKSDTTDPEFIERRRAGLENFLLRVASHPQLCFDDQFINFLQQEHGWRETITDSGYLLQAENKIKSLSLSIRLKKPDPEIDGVKCYGKQLETNLGNFLYTRSKIIEKNYALCKLHANYGKLFSEWSVIEKEMGDGLQKAGHYFDSIADSIESIAEDEEQLADQLKEYLFYAAALQHLCANHEALQRNLENANDALTNRIAERNRAAAGKSGIMSRLFGTTEPDIVRDQSTRALDAKILADTHAIERARADLEEFRKKAAVEIEYFQKQKDKDLHESLVNFIALQVKSAKKNLQAWTQIKECLQNMP is encoded by the exons atgtcttcGGAAAGTTCGCCAGCTAAGCATTCGAAATCCTTAAACAATATACAAGCATTAGAAGATTTTGAAAACCAA gATGCATTAATCAAACATGTGGATATTACTATTGTGGAATCTGAGAAGAGAGCTAATGGGACCCTGCATGTTCGAGATCATTACACAGTGTATCTAATAGATGTGAA aGTAACAGATTCTGAGTACAAACAGCTTCAGACTAAAATCAGTACAATATGGAGAAGGTACACAGAGTTTGAGCAGATTCATGATTACCTACAAGTGACTTACCCACATGTTGTTATCCCACCATTGCCTGAGAAAAGg atAATCTATGCCTGGCGGAAAAGTGACACAACAGACCCTGAATTTATAGAGCGTAGAAGAGCTGGCCTAGAGAACTTTTTACTGCGAGTAGCTTCACACCCTCAACTTTGCTTTGATGATCAGTTCATTAATTTTCTCCAGCAGGAACATGGATGGCGAGAAACTATTACAGATAGTG GATACCTCTTGCAGgctgaaaacaaaataaaatctctATCTCTATCAATAAGGCTAAAGAAACCAGATCCTGAAATTGATGGGGTTAAATGCTATGGGAAACAATTGGAGACAAACCTAGGAAATTTTCTTTACACcag ATCAAAGATAATAGAGAAGAACTATGCTCTGTGCAAGTTGCATGCAAACTATGGCAAGCTGTTTAGCGAGTGGAGTGTTATTGAGAAAGAGATGGGAGATGGACTTCAGAAGGCTGGGCATTATTttg ATTCAATAGCAGACTCAATAGAATCAATAGCAGAGGATGAAGAGCAACTAGCAGATCAGTTAAAGGAATATCTCTTTTACGCGGCTGCGTTACAACATCTCTGTGCTAACCACGAAGCGTTGCAGCGCAATTTGGAGAATGCCAACGATGCGCTAACTAACAG aATAGCGGAACGTAACCGTGCAGCGGCTGGTAAGTCCGGGATAATGTCACGTTTATTCGGCACCACGGAGCCGGACATAGTACGCGATCAAAGCACGCGCGCGCTCGACGCGAAGATACTCGCTGACACGCACGCCATCGAACGAGCGCGGGCTGATCTAga AGAATTCAGAAAAAAGGCTGCCGTTGAAATTGAATACTTTCAAAAGCAAAAGGATAAAGATTTGCACGAGTCGCTTGTGAATTTCATTGCGTTGCAAGTAAAGTCTGCTAAAAAG